The Actinopolyspora erythraea genome has a segment encoding these proteins:
- a CDS encoding thioesterase family protein, translating into MSDSTQTLFETDGEGFVATEAAGNPWGELTGGGPVAGLLARAIERAVPDPELFVARLTFDLMRPVPRQHVAVSTRSLRSGKRLHVVEAELTSGSETLTRATAQLLRRTELDGSNRTSPPPFTGPEGLADGSLIPPELGLRWGVHDVVDVRWVDDQSSPDASRVWMRMPVPLLPAEPMSPLVHTATLVDCISAASPVGELFGPWINTDITCYLHRELAGEWLGMEIRRDVETSGIGVARARLFDTHGPIGTAHEAVLVNELG; encoded by the coding sequence GTGTCCGATTCGACGCAGACCCTGTTCGAGACCGACGGTGAAGGGTTCGTCGCCACCGAGGCGGCGGGGAACCCGTGGGGCGAGCTGACCGGGGGCGGTCCGGTCGCCGGACTGCTGGCCCGCGCCATCGAACGCGCGGTACCGGATCCCGAGCTGTTCGTCGCCCGGCTTACCTTCGACCTGATGCGCCCGGTTCCCCGGCAGCACGTGGCGGTCTCGACCCGCTCACTGCGCTCGGGCAAGCGCCTGCACGTCGTCGAGGCCGAGCTGACCAGCGGTTCGGAGACGCTCACCCGGGCCACCGCGCAACTGCTGCGGCGCACCGAGCTGGACGGGTCGAACCGCACGTCACCGCCACCGTTCACCGGCCCGGAAGGGCTCGCCGACGGATCGCTGATCCCACCCGAGCTCGGGCTGCGCTGGGGGGTTCACGACGTGGTAGACGTGCGGTGGGTCGACGACCAGAGCAGCCCGGACGCCAGCAGGGTGTGGATGCGGATGCCCGTTCCGCTGCTACCCGCGGAGCCGATGAGCCCGCTGGTGCACACCGCCACGCTGGTGGACTGCATCAGCGCGGCCAGCCCCGTCGGCGAGCTGTTCGGGCCGTGGATCAACACTGACATCACCTGCTACCTGCACCGCGAACTCGCGGGCGAGTGGCTGGGCATGGAGATCCGGCGGGACGTCGAGACCAGCGGCATCGGAGTGGCCCGAGCCAGGCTGTTCGACACCCACGGCCCGATCGGCACGGCGCACGAGGCGGTGCTCGTCAACGAGCTCGGCTGA
- a CDS encoding TIGR03089 family protein encodes MSVTATLLSPLLANGSARPLVTHYDEATGGRVELSRATLGNWAAKTANWLTEELDIEPGMPVAVRLPAHWQTAGILLGAWWCGARITDSASGAEAAFVPGQRISEGEGARTVLAVGLDALGGSMPGLGGEVLDFASEVRVRGDEFTPLLPVPGDTPALLESTMDELVKTARQRATTLGIGGQDRVLSTLEWTMPEGVLDGLLAVLAGGASLVQLTGLPEGDNTELLDKRRSDEKTTVELGTAG; translated from the coding sequence ATGAGCGTCACCGCGACTCTGCTCTCCCCGCTGCTGGCCAACGGCTCGGCCCGACCGCTGGTCACGCACTACGACGAGGCCACGGGTGGCAGAGTGGAGCTCTCCCGCGCCACCCTGGGCAACTGGGCGGCGAAAACGGCCAACTGGCTGACCGAGGAACTCGACATCGAACCGGGAATGCCGGTGGCCGTCCGGCTGCCCGCCCACTGGCAGACCGCGGGAATCCTGCTGGGCGCCTGGTGGTGCGGTGCCCGGATCACCGACTCGGCCTCGGGCGCGGAAGCGGCGTTCGTTCCCGGGCAGCGGATCTCGGAGGGTGAGGGCGCCCGCACCGTGCTCGCGGTGGGCCTGGACGCGCTGGGGGGTTCCATGCCCGGACTCGGCGGCGAGGTGTTGGACTTCGCCTCCGAGGTGCGCGTGCGCGGCGACGAGTTCACTCCCCTGCTGCCGGTCCCCGGCGACACCCCCGCCCTGCTCGAATCCACTATGGACGAACTGGTGAAGACGGCCCGGCAACGCGCCACGACGTTGGGGATCGGCGGGCAGGACCGCGTGCTGTCCACGCTGGAGTGGACGATGCCGGAGGGAGTGTTGGACGGCCTGCTGGCGGTGTTGGCAGGCGGGGCGTCGTTGGTCCAGCTCACCGGACTTCCCGAGGGCGACAACACCGAGCTGCTGGACAAGCGGCGCTCCGACGAGAAGACCACGGTGGAACTCGGGACCGCCGGGTGA
- a CDS encoding LCP family protein, with translation MDEPDTRTTPPEDPEGDDAARDGSESASTPPPPEPESESSSGIASGATASAGGRASTARRGGRVPRRGARITARSLLALLSVAVLALTGLGWGALGVLENQLNRIDLREGDSARQVPRDTATDILLVGNDSRTDAQGDPLPEEVLDMLRTESASGLNTDTLILLRVPDDGTSPTAVSIPRDTAVRRSGRSQKINGVYGLTKRDRARELRAEGGHTAEEVERLSKRAGVHALINVVESLTGVGVDHYAEVNLLGFYEVTRALGGVRVCLKRPTSDKNSGADFPAGEQTISGGDALSFVRQRHGLPDGDLDRIVRQQVFMAAVADKVLSSGTLTDTERINDLVAAARKSVVLDSSWGMMDFVRRMQSLASGNIGFVTIPVSDTTVRNSAGRSVVTVDDERVKEFVAGFGHDVGPSAPASETGSPGESPGGSTEPTHRVAGRRLVRLDGARAAPSAKPRSEGSDGRDITPEGIPCVY, from the coding sequence GTGGACGAGCCCGACACGCGCACGACGCCGCCGGAGGATCCGGAAGGAGACGACGCGGCACGCGACGGCTCGGAATCGGCATCGACACCCCCGCCTCCGGAACCCGAGTCCGAGAGCTCTTCGGGGATCGCCTCCGGTGCGACGGCTTCGGCGGGAGGGCGCGCTTCCACCGCACGCCGAGGCGGCCGTGTCCCGCGCCGCGGGGCCAGGATCACCGCGCGTTCCCTGCTGGCGCTCCTCTCGGTGGCGGTCCTGGCCCTCACGGGGCTGGGCTGGGGCGCGCTGGGCGTGCTGGAGAACCAGCTCAACAGGATCGACCTGCGGGAGGGTGACTCCGCCCGGCAGGTACCGCGGGACACCGCGACCGACATCCTGCTGGTCGGCAACGACAGCCGCACCGACGCGCAGGGCGACCCGCTGCCGGAAGAGGTGCTCGACATGCTGCGCACCGAATCGGCCAGCGGGCTGAACACGGACACGCTCATCCTGCTGCGCGTGCCCGACGACGGAACCAGCCCGACCGCCGTCTCCATCCCACGTGACACGGCGGTGCGACGTTCCGGCCGCTCGCAGAAGATCAACGGCGTCTACGGGCTCACCAAGCGCGACAGGGCGCGGGAGCTCCGCGCGGAGGGCGGGCACACCGCCGAGGAGGTCGAGCGGCTCTCCAAGCGGGCAGGAGTCCACGCGTTGATCAACGTGGTCGAGTCGCTGACCGGTGTCGGGGTGGACCACTACGCGGAAGTGAACCTGCTGGGCTTCTACGAGGTCACCAGGGCCCTCGGCGGGGTGCGGGTCTGCCTGAAACGCCCGACCAGCGACAAGAACTCCGGGGCCGACTTCCCGGCGGGGGAGCAGACGATCTCCGGTGGGGACGCCCTGTCCTTCGTCCGGCAGCGGCACGGCCTGCCCGACGGTGACCTGGACCGGATCGTGCGCCAGCAGGTGTTCATGGCCGCCGTCGCCGACAAGGTGCTTTCCAGCGGAACCCTGACCGACACCGAGCGGATCAACGACCTGGTCGCCGCGGCCCGCAAGTCCGTGGTGCTGGACAGCAGCTGGGGAATGATGGACTTCGTGCGGCGGATGCAGTCGCTGGCCTCCGGAAACATCGGCTTCGTGACCATCCCGGTGTCGGACACCACGGTACGGAACTCGGCGGGGCGCAGCGTCGTCACCGTCGACGACGAACGGGTGAAGGAGTTCGTCGCCGGGTTCGGTCACGACGTGGGCCCCTCGGCTCCGGCGTCGGAGACCGGTTCCCCGGGGGAGTCGCCCGGTGGTTCCACCGAGCCGACGCACCGCGTGGCGGGAAGGCGACTGGTGCGACTGGACGGTGCGCGCGCCGCCCCCTCGGCGAAACCCCGCTCCGAGGGCTCGGACGGCAGGGATATCACTCCCGAGGGGATTCCCTGCGTGTACTGA
- a CDS encoding LCP family protein, translating to MWGRRGGRGRGPRRGRLTGRLLVLLLSLVVLTTTGYGWGTLHQLGSGLRGNISTAGGRDSPDGATDILLVGSDSRTDAQGNPLPDEVLRELRATQAGGNLTDTMILVRIPDDGKRARAVSFPRDTMVDMGEFGENKLNSAFNRKRAAEREELEAQGVTDEKKLNRLSEKAGKEFLMHTIEEFAGVTIEHYAEVNLLGFYKLTEVVGGVKVCLKNPVDDPYSGADFSAGVHTLSKGDALAFVRQRHGLPRGDLDRIERQQVFMSGLAEKMLSAGMLKPGKLGDLMSALQDSITLDKDWDVLSFADQMQGIAAGDIKFYTIPVDMTGPSTGLEADPREVRNFVDNLLLSRDEREQAQRSAEQNEQLRAETEANVYNASGVSGLAGRVLTDLADRGFDDGVAANAERMLSESVVRYSSGAERAAKLAAADLGGVPVEADEEVEPGAVAIYLGDDYTGPGAREFSGDGAVRLDGTARTEGSETTPTGEEQPITAGGVRCVN from the coding sequence GTGTGGGGACGCCGAGGCGGACGGGGGCGTGGACCGCGACGCGGCCGGCTCACCGGCAGGCTGCTGGTGCTGCTGCTCTCACTCGTCGTGCTGACCACCACGGGATACGGCTGGGGAACGCTGCATCAGCTCGGCTCCGGTCTGCGCGGCAACATCTCCACCGCCGGAGGGCGAGACTCCCCCGACGGCGCCACCGACATCCTGCTGGTCGGCAGCGACAGCCGCACCGACGCGCAGGGCAACCCGCTGCCGGACGAGGTGCTGCGCGAGCTCCGCGCCACCCAGGCGGGGGGAAACCTCACCGACACGATGATCCTGGTTCGGATCCCCGACGACGGCAAGCGCGCCCGCGCGGTGTCCTTCCCGCGCGACACCATGGTCGACATGGGCGAGTTCGGCGAGAACAAGCTCAACTCCGCGTTCAACCGGAAACGCGCGGCCGAGCGGGAGGAACTCGAAGCACAGGGGGTCACCGACGAGAAGAAGCTGAACCGGCTCTCCGAGAAAGCCGGCAAGGAGTTCCTGATGCACACCATCGAGGAGTTCGCCGGGGTGACGATCGAGCACTACGCGGAGGTGAACCTGCTCGGCTTCTACAAGCTCACCGAGGTGGTGGGCGGTGTGAAGGTGTGCCTGAAGAACCCGGTGGACGACCCCTACTCCGGCGCGGACTTCTCAGCGGGGGTGCACACCCTCTCCAAGGGCGACGCGCTGGCCTTCGTCCGGCAGCGGCACGGCCTGCCCAGAGGCGATCTGGACCGGATAGAGCGACAGCAGGTCTTCATGTCGGGCCTGGCCGAGAAGATGCTCTCGGCCGGAATGCTCAAACCCGGCAAGCTGGGGGATCTGATGAGCGCGCTGCAGGACTCGATCACGCTGGACAAGGACTGGGACGTGCTGTCCTTCGCCGACCAGATGCAGGGGATCGCGGCGGGCGACATCAAGTTCTACACGATCCCGGTCGATATGACCGGCCCCAGTACCGGGCTGGAGGCGGACCCTCGCGAGGTGAGGAACTTCGTCGACAACCTGCTGCTCTCGCGGGACGAGCGCGAGCAGGCCCAGCGCTCCGCCGAGCAGAACGAGCAGCTGCGCGCGGAGACCGAGGCCAACGTCTACAACGCCTCGGGAGTCTCGGGGCTGGCGGGACGGGTCCTGACCGACCTCGCCGACAGGGGGTTCGACGACGGCGTGGCCGCCAACGCGGAGCGGATGCTGTCGGAGTCGGTGGTGCGCTACTCGTCCGGTGCCGAACGAGCCGCGAAACTGGCCGCGGCTGACCTGGGCGGCGTCCCGGTGGAAGCTGACGAGGAGGTCGAACCGGGCGCGGTGGCGATCTACCTGGGTGACGACTACACCGGACCAGGGGCTCGCGAGTTCAGCGGTGACGGCGCGGTGCGCCTCGACGGCACGGCGCGGACCGAAGGGTCCGAGACCACTCCGACCGGTGAGGAGCAACCCATCACCGCCGGCGGAGTCCGCTGCGTCAACTGA
- the rfbB gene encoding dTDP-glucose 4,6-dehydratase: MKVLVTGGAGFIGSHYVRRLLAGDYPAFEGAEVVVLDKLTYAGNTENLAEVAENPRLRLVRGDIRDPEPLAELMPGTDVVVHFAAESHVDRSITAGADFVLTNVVGTENLLRAAFSAGVTKFVHVSTDEVYGSIDEGSWSEEQPLEPNSPYSASKAGSDLLARAYHRTHDMPVCVTRCSNNYGPYQHPEKMIPLFVTNLLDGEKVPLYGDGGNVRDWLHVADHCRGIQLVAESGEPGEVYNIGGGTELTNAELTAKLLEAVGADWSMVRPVTDRKGHDRRYSLRYDKISTELGYRPTVSLDDGLAETVRWYQGNRAWWQPLKHA; the protein is encoded by the coding sequence ATGAAGGTCCTGGTCACCGGTGGAGCCGGTTTCATCGGTTCGCACTACGTGCGGCGGCTGCTGGCGGGGGACTACCCCGCGTTCGAGGGCGCCGAGGTCGTCGTGCTGGACAAGCTCACCTACGCGGGCAACACCGAGAACCTGGCCGAGGTCGCCGAGAACCCCAGGTTGCGGCTGGTGCGTGGTGACATCCGCGATCCGGAGCCGCTCGCGGAGCTGATGCCCGGAACCGACGTGGTGGTGCACTTCGCCGCCGAGTCCCACGTGGACCGGTCCATCACCGCGGGCGCCGATTTCGTGCTGACCAACGTCGTGGGAACCGAGAACCTGCTGCGCGCCGCCTTCTCGGCGGGGGTCACCAAGTTCGTGCACGTCTCCACCGACGAGGTCTACGGTTCGATAGACGAGGGCTCCTGGTCCGAGGAGCAACCGCTGGAGCCCAACTCGCCGTACTCGGCCTCCAAGGCGGGTTCGGACCTGCTGGCCAGGGCCTACCACCGCACCCACGATATGCCGGTCTGCGTCACGCGGTGCTCCAACAACTACGGTCCCTACCAGCACCCCGAGAAGATGATCCCCCTGTTCGTGACCAACCTCCTGGACGGCGAGAAGGTGCCGCTCTACGGGGACGGCGGGAACGTCCGCGACTGGTTGCACGTCGCCGACCACTGCCGGGGGATACAGCTGGTCGCCGAGTCGGGCGAGCCGGGCGAGGTCTACAACATCGGTGGGGGGACCGAGCTGACCAACGCCGAGCTCACGGCCAAGCTGCTGGAAGCGGTGGGGGCCGACTGGTCGATGGTGCGGCCGGTCACCGACCGCAAGGGGCACGACCGCCGCTACTCGCTGCGCTACGACAAGATCAGCACCGAGCTCGGTTACCGTCCCACCGTCTCCCTGGACGATGGGCTCGCCGAGACCGTCCGGTGGTACCAGGGGAACCGCGCCTGGTGGCAGCCGCTCAAGCACGCCTGA
- the rfbD gene encoding dTDP-4-dehydrorhamnose reductase: MPPPALLIPGGRGQLGTDLVGRRGPSGLVHAPGSSELDITDSGALTDAVDSFADAAGDAGLRPVVVNLAAYTAVDDAESDPAGAERVNTRGPAELAEVCRKRGLPLLHVSTDYVFRGDASVPYEPDDETGPRSVYGRTKLAGERAVLAAHPRAWVVRTAWLYGVGGTNFVSTMARLCAERETISVAEDQVGSPTWTADLAGGLLELADSVARRDEPAARVLHCTNTGSVNRCEFARAVFEELGADPERVRPVATADVPRPAPRPAFSVLSDRKWTEGGLTPLRPWREALRAAFERHGAVWGAR; this comes from the coding sequence ATGCCGCCGCCCGCACTGCTGATCCCCGGTGGACGCGGTCAGCTCGGCACCGACCTGGTGGGGCGACGCGGCCCCTCGGGCCTGGTGCACGCCCCCGGTTCCTCGGAACTCGACATCACCGACTCCGGAGCGCTCACCGACGCCGTCGACTCGTTCGCCGACGCCGCGGGCGACGCGGGACTGCGCCCGGTGGTGGTCAACCTGGCCGCCTACACCGCGGTCGACGACGCCGAGTCCGACCCGGCGGGCGCCGAACGGGTGAACACGCGCGGCCCCGCCGAGCTCGCCGAGGTGTGCCGGAAACGGGGGCTGCCGCTGTTGCACGTCTCCACCGACTACGTCTTCCGGGGTGATGCCTCCGTCCCCTACGAGCCGGACGACGAGACCGGGCCGCGCAGCGTCTACGGCAGGACCAAGCTGGCGGGGGAACGGGCGGTGCTGGCCGCCCACCCCCGTGCCTGGGTGGTGCGCACCGCGTGGCTCTACGGGGTGGGCGGGACGAACTTCGTCAGCACGATGGCCCGGCTGTGCGCCGAACGTGAAACCATTTCGGTGGCTGAGGACCAGGTGGGCTCGCCGACCTGGACCGCCGACCTGGCCGGTGGTCTGCTGGAGCTGGCCGACTCGGTCGCGCGGCGTGACGAGCCAGCCGCACGGGTGCTGCACTGCACCAACACCGGAAGCGTGAATCGTTGCGAGTTCGCCCGGGCGGTGTTCGAGGAGCTGGGGGCCGACCCCGAGCGGGTCCGTCCGGTCGCCACGGCGGACGTTCCCCGGCCCGCTCCCAGGCCGGCGTTCTCGGTGCTGTCGGACCGAAAGTGGACCGAAGGCGGCCTCACCCCGCTGCGGCCCTGGCGGGAGGCGCTGCGCGCGGCCTTCGAACGGCACGGTGCCGTCTGGGGAGCGCGCTGA
- a CDS encoding YqaA family protein — MLWGLSVFAMSAGTAVVPVFSAEVYLVSVVLTQAGPPWWVLGPVAAAGQLLGKAVHYLAARGVVRLPGLLNRAGRGEGWRWPRRLHELCERHPVSGAGMVLLSGLVGVPPFAAVVLAAGMLRSSLVVWLPSAVLGRVARFCLLAAVPELLRFSAPLVGGAPT; from the coding sequence GTGCTCTGGGGACTGAGCGTGTTCGCGATGAGCGCGGGCACCGCCGTGGTTCCCGTGTTCAGCGCCGAGGTCTACCTGGTCTCGGTCGTGCTGACACAGGCCGGTCCACCGTGGTGGGTGCTCGGACCGGTTGCCGCCGCCGGGCAGCTGCTGGGCAAAGCCGTGCACTACCTGGCCGCTCGCGGCGTCGTCCGGCTGCCGGGACTGCTGAACCGCGCGGGCCGGGGCGAGGGGTGGCGCTGGCCGCGACGGCTGCACGAGCTGTGCGAGCGGCATCCGGTCAGCGGGGCGGGCATGGTGCTGCTCAGCGGTCTGGTCGGCGTTCCGCCGTTCGCCGCCGTCGTCCTCGCCGCGGGGATGCTGCGGTCATCGCTGGTGGTGTGGCTGCCCAGCGCCGTCCTCGGCCGGGTCGCGCGGTTCTGCCTGTTGGCGGCGGTTCCCGAGCTGCTGCGGTTCAGCGCACCGCTGGTGGGGGGAGCGCCGACCTGA
- a CDS encoding glycosyltransferase family 4 protein has translation MLDGTPLLGPRTGIGRYTARLCETLAELPGTRVRLLGLTTRGWRALRAAAPEGTRAFGPPLPARMLRACWSRSEFPPVELLGGGCDVVHGTNFVRPPAVRAAGIVTVHDLDFLDTSTARGRARRAPEPVARSVRGASVVCTPTAAVAERVVARFGISERRVVVTPLGVDREWFEARPPDAPLRRRYGLPEEYLLFVGNDGPRKGLPNLREALDGTLPPLVRVGPSATGAESTPRGERERHIGYLPDHELRSVVAGATALVLPSRDEGFGLPVLEAMAAGVPVVCGDVAALREVSGGHARLVPYGRASALRTALHQAVESAADHGAREAARRHAAGFTWRECATATMRAYRLAHS, from the coding sequence GTGCTGGACGGAACGCCGCTGCTGGGCCCGCGCACCGGGATCGGGCGCTACACCGCCCGCCTCTGCGAGACGCTGGCCGAGCTGCCCGGGACGCGGGTGCGGCTGCTGGGGCTGACCACGCGGGGGTGGCGCGCGCTGCGCGCCGCGGCCCCGGAGGGGACCAGGGCGTTCGGCCCACCCCTACCCGCCCGGATGCTGCGCGCGTGCTGGTCCCGTTCGGAGTTCCCGCCGGTGGAGCTGCTGGGCGGTGGCTGCGACGTGGTGCACGGCACGAACTTCGTGCGGCCCCCGGCGGTGCGCGCCGCCGGAATCGTCACGGTTCACGACCTCGACTTCCTCGACACCTCCACGGCGCGGGGGCGCGCACGGCGAGCACCGGAGCCGGTGGCGCGTTCCGTGCGGGGGGCGAGCGTGGTGTGCACCCCGACCGCGGCGGTCGCCGAACGCGTGGTGGCCCGGTTCGGGATCAGCGAACGGCGCGTGGTGGTGACGCCGCTCGGAGTGGACCGGGAGTGGTTCGAGGCGCGGCCTCCCGACGCGCCGCTGCGACGGCGGTACGGCTTACCGGAGGAGTACCTGCTGTTCGTGGGGAACGACGGCCCCCGCAAGGGGTTGCCGAACCTGCGGGAGGCCCTGGACGGCACCCTTCCGCCGCTGGTGCGGGTCGGGCCGAGCGCTACCGGGGCGGAAAGCACGCCTCGCGGCGAGCGGGAACGGCACATCGGCTACCTGCCGGACCACGAGCTGCGCAGCGTGGTGGCCGGGGCCACCGCGCTGGTGCTGCCCTCGCGGGACGAGGGGTTCGGCCTGCCCGTGCTGGAGGCGATGGCGGCCGGTGTCCCGGTGGTGTGCGGCGACGTCGCGGCGCTGCGCGAGGTGAGCGGAGGACACGCCCGGCTGGTTCCGTACGGGCGCGCCTCGGCACTGCGTACGGCGCTGCACCAGGCCGTCGAGTCGGCCGCGGACCACGGGGCCCGCGAAGCGGCGCGGCGGCACGCGGCCGGATTCACCTGGCGGGAGTGCGCCACCGCCACGATGCGCGCCTACCGGCTGGCGCACTCCTGA
- a CDS encoding glycosyltransferase produces the protein MVSVITVNYHGTDSTITCLNAARELDYPPERLELVCVDNESSAESAERLGALDGVKLLTSAENLGFAGGCNLGARAASGDVLAFLNNDAVPGAQWLRAAVAVLRAEPTVGAVAGKVLDWQGSRIDFVDGGLTWFGMGYKRHAGELDDGSHDGARDVLFGTGSSLFVRAEVFEALSGFDERFFMFYEDVDLGWRLNLRGWRVRYEPRSVAYHRHHESMATVGSAREHYLLERNALAALYKNASERTLARALPAALALTVRRSTARGEVDPRQLELDRRPDDPREDEAPATIDRQALAGVLAIDQFVESLPEFKRARETEQRLRVRSDADLVPLMRRAMEPAYPLPRYLAAHEALVDAFELEDVFGGSRRIAVITGDAITERMAGPAIRAWHTAEVLSVEHEVRLISVNAEVTAPDAGFAVLRASPRELPSHVDWADVVVAQGHVLEMMPELKRRDSGTIVVCDIYDPMHLELLEQGRDTDEQRREADLRGTTEVLNAQLRRGDFFLCASQRQRHFWLGHLAALGRITPPVYDSDPTMRSMISVVPFGLPSSPPSRTGPGIRGERPGIGADDKVVLWAGGVYSWFDPLTLLHAVHRLSERHPELRLFFLGMRHPNPDVPEMGMAERTRELSEHLGLTDKHVFFNETWVPYGRRQNHLLDADCGVTTHFEHVETTFAFRTRMLDYLWAGLPVVTTDGDSFADLVRDEQLGVVVPAEDPEALAEALERVLYDEAFIARCRERIAEVRQRFTWEAVLEPLREFCRDPRPAPDRLPGSAPLTKTPRPSRSAALRRDVDLLRDYLERGGVREVTRRAAGRIRRIAGQRLGGRRLNGRETG, from the coding sequence ATGGTGTCGGTGATCACCGTCAACTACCACGGCACCGACAGCACCATCACCTGTCTGAACGCGGCGCGGGAACTGGACTACCCGCCCGAGAGGCTCGAACTCGTCTGCGTGGACAACGAGAGCTCGGCCGAGAGCGCGGAACGGCTCGGCGCTCTCGACGGGGTGAAGCTGCTCACCTCGGCGGAGAACCTGGGGTTCGCCGGTGGCTGCAACCTCGGCGCCCGGGCCGCCAGCGGTGACGTACTGGCGTTCCTGAACAACGACGCGGTTCCGGGCGCCCAGTGGCTGCGCGCGGCGGTCGCGGTGCTGCGCGCCGAACCGACCGTGGGAGCGGTCGCGGGCAAGGTGCTGGACTGGCAGGGCAGCCGGATCGACTTCGTCGACGGGGGGCTGACCTGGTTCGGGATGGGCTATAAGCGCCACGCGGGCGAGCTCGACGACGGCAGTCACGACGGTGCGCGCGACGTGCTGTTCGGAACCGGATCGTCGCTGTTCGTCCGGGCCGAGGTGTTCGAAGCGCTGTCGGGCTTCGACGAGCGGTTCTTCATGTTCTACGAGGACGTGGACCTGGGGTGGCGGCTGAACCTGCGGGGCTGGCGGGTGCGCTACGAACCGCGTTCGGTCGCCTACCACCGGCACCACGAGTCGATGGCGACGGTCGGATCCGCCCGCGAGCACTACCTGCTGGAACGCAACGCGCTTGCCGCGCTGTACAAGAACGCTTCCGAGCGGACCCTCGCCCGCGCGCTGCCCGCCGCGCTCGCGCTGACCGTGCGCAGATCGACCGCGCGCGGCGAGGTGGATCCGCGCCAGCTGGAACTGGACCGCAGGCCGGACGATCCGCGCGAGGACGAGGCACCGGCCACGATCGACCGGCAGGCCCTGGCGGGGGTGCTGGCCATCGACCAGTTCGTCGAGTCGCTGCCGGAATTCAAGCGGGCCCGTGAGACCGAGCAGCGCCTGCGGGTGCGTTCGGACGCCGACCTGGTTCCGCTGATGCGCCGGGCGATGGAGCCCGCCTACCCCCTGCCGCGCTACCTCGCCGCGCACGAGGCGTTGGTGGACGCCTTCGAGCTGGAGGACGTCTTCGGCGGCTCGCGTCGGATAGCCGTGATCACCGGGGACGCGATCACCGAGCGGATGGCGGGCCCGGCCATCCGGGCCTGGCACACCGCCGAGGTGCTCTCGGTGGAGCACGAGGTGCGGCTGATCAGCGTCAACGCCGAGGTCACCGCGCCCGACGCGGGATTCGCCGTGCTGCGCGCGAGTCCTCGGGAGCTGCCGTCGCACGTGGACTGGGCCGACGTCGTCGTAGCGCAGGGGCACGTGCTGGAGATGATGCCCGAGCTGAAGCGGCGGGACTCCGGCACGATCGTGGTCTGCGACATCTACGACCCGATGCACCTGGAACTGCTGGAGCAGGGCAGGGACACCGACGAACAGCGCCGCGAGGCGGATCTGCGCGGCACCACCGAGGTGCTCAACGCCCAGCTGCGGCGGGGGGACTTCTTCCTGTGCGCCTCCCAGCGGCAGCGGCACTTCTGGCTCGGCCACCTGGCCGCGTTGGGCAGGATCACCCCGCCGGTCTACGACAGCGATCCCACCATGCGCTCGATGATCTCGGTGGTGCCGTTCGGGCTGCCCAGCAGCCCGCCGAGCCGCACCGGCCCCGGCATCCGGGGAGAGCGGCCGGGCATCGGAGCCGACGACAAGGTGGTGCTGTGGGCCGGTGGGGTCTACAGCTGGTTCGACCCGTTGACCCTGCTGCACGCGGTGCACCGGCTCTCGGAGCGCCACCCCGAGCTGCGGCTGTTCTTCCTCGGGATGCGGCACCCCAACCCGGACGTTCCGGAGATGGGCATGGCGGAGCGGACCCGGGAGCTGTCCGAGCACCTCGGTCTCACCGATAAGCACGTGTTCTTCAACGAGACCTGGGTGCCCTACGGCAGGCGACAGAACCACCTGCTGGACGCCGACTGCGGGGTCACCACCCACTTCGAACACGTCGAGACCACCTTCGCGTTCCGGACCAGGATGCTGGACTACCTGTGGGCGGGGCTGCCGGTGGTCACCACCGACGGGGACTCGTTCGCCGACCTGGTGCGGGACGAACAGCTCGGCGTGGTGGTGCCCGCCGAGGACCCGGAGGCCCTCGCCGAGGCCCTGGAACGGGTGCTCTACGACGAAGCGTTCATCGCGCGGTGCCGGGAGCGCATCGCCGAGGTGCGGCAGCGGTTCACCTGGGAGGCCGTGCTGGAGCCGCTCCGGGAGTTCTGCCGTGATCCCCGCCCCGCCCCGGACCGCCTGCCGGGGAGCGCTCCGCTGACGAAGACGCCCCGCCCGTCGAGGAGCGCGGCGCTGCGCCGCGACGTCGATCTGCTGCGCGACTACCTGGAACGCGGCGGGGTGCGCGAGGTCACCAGGCGCGCGGCGGGCAGGATCCGCCGGATCGCAGGGCAGCGGCTGGGCGGGCGACGGCTCAACGGAAGGGAAACCGGCTGA